Proteins from a single region of Dysosmobacter acutus:
- a CDS encoding FeoA family protein yields the protein MTLDQLAIGQSAVITKVGGEGTLRCRLLDMGLIPRTAVTLKKVAPMGDPMELRVRGYELTLRRDDAAKIEVEARQR from the coding sequence ATGACACTGGATCAACTTGCCATCGGCCAGTCCGCGGTCATCACCAAGGTGGGCGGAGAGGGAACGCTGCGGTGCCGGCTGTTGGACATGGGTCTGATACCGCGGACCGCTGTGACGCTGAAAAAGGTGGCACCCATGGGAGACCCCATGGAGCTGAGGGTGAGGGGATATGAGCTGACGCTGCGCCGGGACGACGCCGCAAAGATCGAAGTGGAGGCGCGGCAGAGATGA
- a CDS encoding LysR family transcriptional regulator, protein MDLKYLNTFRTIVAEGGFSRAAEKLNYTQSTITFQIGQLERELSVTLFEKIGRKMVLTKAGEQLLPYVDEVLSSVEKLRCFEQELVQCQGDLRVGVAETQLCYRMPPVLKEFHAQAPRAHLFLRSMNCYDIRDELMSGTLDLGIFYEDVGGFGSNLVTDPLSSDPLALVASPRVKARHPDYITPDQRIPVPLIINEPRCIFRQIFEQYLRDKAIRLDHTIELWSIPTIKNLVENDVGISFLPRFAVEEELEAGSLAEIPTSLSGRTITAVCAYHKNKWVSPLMRLFLNLCAGG, encoded by the coding sequence GTGGATCTGAAATATCTGAACACATTCCGGACCATTGTAGCAGAGGGCGGATTTTCCAGGGCTGCGGAAAAACTGAATTACACTCAGTCTACGATTACCTTTCAGATCGGGCAGCTGGAGCGGGAACTCTCCGTCACACTGTTTGAAAAAATTGGGCGGAAAATGGTGCTGACCAAAGCGGGTGAGCAACTGCTCCCCTATGTGGACGAGGTGCTTTCCTCGGTGGAGAAGCTCCGCTGTTTTGAACAAGAGCTTGTGCAGTGCCAGGGAGACCTCCGTGTGGGCGTGGCGGAAACCCAGCTGTGCTACCGGATGCCGCCTGTTTTGAAGGAGTTTCACGCGCAGGCCCCCAGGGCCCACCTGTTTCTGCGGTCCATGAATTGCTACGACATACGGGATGAACTGATGAGCGGGACGCTGGATCTGGGGATATTTTATGAAGATGTGGGAGGATTTGGCTCCAACCTTGTCACAGACCCATTGAGCAGCGATCCGCTGGCGCTGGTTGCATCGCCCCGCGTAAAAGCGCGGCATCCGGATTATATCACGCCGGATCAAAGGATTCCTGTGCCGCTTATTATCAATGAGCCAAGATGTATCTTCCGGCAGATATTTGAACAGTACCTGCGGGACAAAGCCATTCGTCTGGATCACACGATTGAGCTGTGGAGCATCCCCACCATCAAGAACCTGGTGGAAAATGACGTGGGAATTTCCTTTCTTCCCCGGTTTGCCGTTGAGGAGGAACTGGAAGCCGGAAGCCTGGCGGAAATTCCGACCAGCCTTTCCGGCCGGACGATTACAGCTGTGTGCGCGTATCATAAAAACAAGTGGGTCAGCCCTCTGATGCGGCTTTTTCTGAACCTCTGTGCCGGGGGATGA
- a CDS encoding methionine ABC transporter permease, giving the protein MLEFFTSEFWSQYGALLLEGTCDTLIMVFISTVFAYLIGLPLGVLLVLTQPHGIWPRRTLNRILGWVINIGRSLPFIILMIAIMDFTKLIVGTKIGVKGAIVPLIVSAAPFIARMVETSLAEVDAGVVEAAQSMGASTPQIVWKVYLPEAMPSLVLGGSISVITILAYTAIAGAIGAGGLGDLAIRYGYQRNVPAMMLATVILLIVLVQLIQSVFSLLSAKLDKRLK; this is encoded by the coding sequence ATGCTTGAGTTCTTTACCTCCGAATTCTGGTCCCAATATGGGGCTTTGCTGTTGGAGGGCACCTGCGACACGCTGATAATGGTCTTTATATCCACGGTGTTCGCCTATCTGATCGGGCTGCCCCTGGGGGTGCTGCTGGTTCTGACCCAGCCCCACGGCATCTGGCCCCGCAGGACGCTCAACCGCATCTTGGGCTGGGTCATCAACATCGGCCGAAGCCTGCCCTTCATCATCCTGATGATCGCCATCATGGACTTTACCAAACTGATCGTTGGCACCAAGATCGGCGTCAAGGGCGCCATCGTCCCCCTGATCGTCTCCGCCGCCCCCTTCATCGCCCGCATGGTGGAAACCTCCCTGGCCGAGGTGGACGCCGGCGTGGTGGAGGCCGCCCAGTCCATGGGCGCATCCACCCCTCAGATCGTCTGGAAGGTTTATCTGCCGGAGGCCATGCCCTCGCTGGTGTTGGGTGGCTCCATCTCCGTCATCACCATCCTTGCCTACACCGCCATCGCGGGCGCCATAGGCGCGGGAGGCCTGGGCGATCTGGCCATCCGGTACGGATATCAGAGAAACGTCCCCGCCATGATGCTGGCTACGGTCATTTTGCTGATCGTGCTGGTACAGCTCATTCAATCCGTTTTCAGTTTGCTGTCAGCCAAGCTTGACAAGCGCTTGAAATAA
- a CDS encoding DUF368 domain-containing protein produces MGDRKEKKNWVLGLICGALMGGGAILPGVSGGVLCVVFGYYRPMMEILTHPKRGLSKYWRMFVPVAIGWVLGFFGFAKLIAVLFSASELLATWLFIGLIVGTMPSLFREAGKEGRGWPAWTALTVCALTMGAGLYYVGHVAAVQVEPNFWWYTFCGILWGLGIVIPGMTTASILMALGLYQHLTEGISNLDIVVMTAWIPGLVLTVALLSRLMSYLFRSHYPVAFHAVVGIVIASTVMIIPTAYSGAGEALGAAASFFGGFAIAFLLDKIE; encoded by the coding sequence ATGGGCGACAGAAAAGAGAAAAAAAACTGGGTGCTTGGGCTGATCTGCGGCGCGCTGATGGGCGGCGGCGCGATTTTGCCGGGCGTCAGCGGCGGCGTACTGTGCGTGGTGTTTGGCTATTATCGCCCCATGATGGAGATTCTGACCCATCCCAAGCGGGGGCTGAGCAAATATTGGCGGATGTTCGTGCCCGTGGCCATCGGCTGGGTGCTGGGCTTTTTTGGCTTTGCCAAGCTGATTGCCGTCCTGTTCAGCGCTTCGGAGCTGCTGGCCACCTGGCTCTTTATCGGCCTGATCGTGGGCACTATGCCCTCGCTTTTCCGGGAGGCGGGAAAAGAGGGACGAGGCTGGCCCGCCTGGACGGCCCTGACGGTCTGCGCCCTAACCATGGGAGCCGGACTCTACTATGTGGGCCATGTTGCCGCTGTACAGGTGGAACCTAATTTCTGGTGGTATACCTTCTGCGGAATCCTGTGGGGACTGGGCATTGTGATCCCCGGCATGACCACGGCCTCTATTTTGATGGCCCTGGGCCTCTACCAGCACCTAACGGAGGGCATTTCCAATCTGGACATCGTGGTGATGACCGCCTGGATTCCGGGCCTGGTGCTGACGGTGGCGCTGCTGTCCCGGCTGATGAGCTACCTCTTCCGCTCCCATTACCCGGTGGCCTTTCACGCCGTGGTGGGAATTGTCATCGCCTCCACGGTGATGATCATCCCCACGGCCTATTCCGGCGCCGGAGAAGCCCTTGGCGCGGCAGCAAGCTTTTTCGGCGGGTTTGCCATCGCATTTTTGCTGGATAAGATAGAATAG
- the cysK gene encoding cysteine synthase A codes for MNVCRTVTDLVGHTPLLELRRFGQGLPAVILAKLEYLNPAGSAKDRVAKAMVEDAEEKGLLKSGSVLIEPTSGNTGIGLASVAAARGYRIILTMPETMSAERRALLKAYGAELVLTEGSKGMQGAVDKAEELARSIPGSFLPGQFDNPANPAAHYATTGPEIWEDTEGRVDFFVSGVGTGGTLSGAGRYLKEQNPNLKVVAVEPASSPLLSGGKAGPHGLQGIGANFIPDTLDRSVYDEILTVSDEDAYRTGRSIARREGFLVGISSGAALWAAAELARRPENRGKTIVALLPDSGERYLSTPLFSE; via the coding sequence ATGAACGTCTGTCGCACCGTCACCGACCTGGTGGGCCACACTCCTCTTTTGGAGCTGCGGCGTTTTGGGCAGGGCCTCCCGGCCGTCATACTTGCAAAATTGGAGTATCTCAACCCCGCCGGCAGCGCCAAGGACCGGGTGGCAAAGGCCATGGTGGAGGACGCGGAGGAAAAGGGGCTTCTGAAGAGCGGATCCGTCCTCATCGAGCCCACCTCCGGCAACACCGGCATCGGCCTTGCCTCTGTGGCCGCCGCCCGGGGCTACCGCATCATCCTCACCATGCCGGAAACCATGAGCGCGGAGCGCCGGGCGCTGCTGAAAGCCTATGGCGCCGAGCTGGTTCTGACAGAGGGCTCCAAGGGGATGCAGGGCGCGGTGGACAAGGCGGAGGAGCTGGCCAGGTCCATCCCGGGCAGCTTCCTGCCCGGCCAGTTTGACAACCCCGCCAATCCGGCGGCCCACTATGCCACAACCGGACCGGAGATCTGGGAGGACACGGAGGGGCGGGTGGACTTTTTCGTGTCCGGCGTGGGCACCGGCGGCACCCTCAGCGGCGCTGGGCGGTATCTGAAGGAACAAAATCCCAATCTGAAGGTGGTGGCGGTTGAGCCCGCCTCCTCCCCCCTGCTGTCCGGGGGGAAGGCCGGCCCCCATGGCCTTCAGGGTATCGGCGCCAATTTCATCCCCGACACGCTGGACCGGAGCGTCTATGATGAAATCCTGACGGTCAGCGACGAGGACGCCTACCGCACAGGCCGTTCCATTGCCCGGCGGGAGGGATTTTTGGTGGGCATCTCCTCCGGCGCCGCCCTCTGGGCCGCGGCCGAGCTGGCCAGGCGGCCTGAGAACCGGGGCAAAACCATCGTCGCCCTTCTCCCCGACAGCGGCGAGCGGTATCTCTCCACTCCCCTCTTTTCTGAATAG
- a CDS encoding RNA polymerase sigma factor, translating to MEDSQIVDLYWRREEAAISATARKYGTFCHRISRNILSAEEDAEECVNDTYIHAWNSIPPQRPNRLGAYLGRVVRNLSINLWHKNHAQKRYSGIEALLSEIEECIPSRQTVEHKVEEIELTGFLNAWLASLPRDDRILFLRRYWYGEALNTLEQELGVSHGKLAKRMYRLRAELREALEKEGYSL from the coding sequence ATGGAGGACTCTCAGATTGTTGACCTTTACTGGCGGAGAGAAGAGGCGGCGATTTCAGCCACTGCCCGGAAATACGGAACATTCTGCCATCGCATTTCCAGGAACATTTTGTCTGCGGAGGAGGATGCGGAGGAATGTGTAAACGACACCTACATTCACGCGTGGAACTCCATCCCGCCCCAGCGCCCCAACAGGCTGGGCGCATATCTTGGGAGAGTTGTCCGCAACCTCTCCATCAACCTGTGGCACAAAAACCACGCGCAAAAACGGTATTCTGGCATAGAGGCGCTGCTCAGCGAGATAGAGGAGTGCATCCCGTCCCGCCAAACGGTGGAACACAAGGTGGAGGAGATTGAACTGACCGGATTTCTGAACGCATGGCTTGCGTCGCTCCCCCGGGACGACCGCATCTTGTTCCTGCGCCGCTACTGGTATGGAGAAGCGCTGAATACGTTGGAACAAGAGCTTGGGGTCTCCCACGGAAAACTTGCGAAGCGTATGTACCGGCTCAGGGCGGAGCTGCGGGAGGCGCTTGAAAAGGAGGGATATTCCCTATGA
- a CDS encoding type II secretion system protein yields the protein MRRSRGFTLVETLAAVAILVILIATMWLGLASASDTYRISLFNAESATLADTVDTAIGDVLRYALWEGEDRFTNPDYGVSGGRLFLKDGKLCLTPSPLDRDADGLGIMPLLSDGAYSNLELSGFSLLYEDGVFRGSYTIAAGEISREIEFCFRTLRCGTEGA from the coding sequence ATGAGAAGGAGCAGGGGCTTTACCCTGGTGGAGACTCTGGCCGCCGTGGCGATATTGGTGATACTGATTGCCACAATGTGGCTGGGCCTTGCCTCCGCGTCGGATACCTACCGCATCTCCCTTTTCAACGCGGAGAGCGCCACGCTGGCCGACACGGTGGATACGGCGATAGGCGACGTGCTGCGCTATGCCTTGTGGGAGGGAGAGGACCGCTTTACAAATCCGGATTACGGCGTTTCCGGGGGACGGCTGTTTCTGAAGGATGGAAAGCTCTGCCTTACCCCCTCTCCCCTTGACAGGGATGCCGATGGGCTCGGGATCATGCCGCTGCTCAGCGACGGGGCCTATTCCAATCTGGAGCTTTCCGGGTTTTCCCTCTTGTATGAAGACGGGGTGTTCAGAGGAAGCTATACCATTGCCGCCGGAGAAATCTCAAGAGAAATCGAGTTTTGCTTCCGCACGCTGCGGTGCGGGACTGAAGGAGCGTAG
- a CDS encoding MetQ/NlpA family ABC transporter substrate-binding protein, protein MNKKVLSLILALALSLSLAACGSSNSGSASGSGSQSGSASGSAETVVLKVAASPTPHAQILEQVKPVLAEQGIDLQITEYGDYVVPNTAVEEGDEDVNYFQHQPYLDEFNEGKGTHLVSVAAIHYEPFGVYPGKTASLEDLPDGATVGVPSDVTNEARALQLLEAQGLIKLREGAGLNATPNDIEENPRNLQFKELEAAMLPNVTSEVDIAVINGNYALQAGFSSAQDAIALEDSSSEAAQTFANVVVVKEGNENNAAVLALVEALKSDAVRNYINDTFQGNVLPIF, encoded by the coding sequence ATGAACAAGAAGGTATTGTCTCTCATCCTGGCCCTGGCCCTGAGCCTGTCCCTGGCCGCCTGCGGCAGCAGCAACAGCGGCAGCGCTTCCGGCTCCGGCTCTCAGTCCGGCAGCGCTTCCGGCTCCGCCGAAACCGTGGTTTTGAAGGTCGCCGCCTCCCCCACGCCCCACGCTCAGATCCTGGAGCAGGTGAAGCCCGTCCTGGCCGAGCAGGGCATCGATCTGCAGATCACCGAATACGGCGATTACGTGGTTCCCAACACCGCCGTGGAAGAGGGCGACGAGGATGTGAACTACTTCCAGCACCAGCCCTATCTGGATGAGTTCAACGAAGGCAAGGGCACCCATCTGGTCAGCGTGGCCGCCATCCACTACGAGCCCTTCGGCGTCTATCCGGGCAAGACCGCCTCTTTGGAGGACCTGCCTGACGGCGCCACCGTGGGTGTGCCCAGCGACGTGACCAACGAGGCCCGCGCGCTGCAGCTGTTGGAGGCCCAGGGTCTGATCAAGCTGAGGGAGGGCGCCGGCCTGAATGCCACGCCCAACGACATCGAGGAAAACCCCAGGAACCTGCAGTTCAAGGAGTTGGAGGCCGCCATGCTGCCCAACGTCACCTCTGAGGTGGACATCGCCGTCATCAACGGCAACTATGCCCTCCAGGCGGGCTTCTCCTCCGCCCAGGACGCCATCGCCCTGGAGGACTCCTCCTCCGAGGCCGCCCAGACTTTCGCCAACGTCGTCGTGGTGAAAGAGGGCAACGAAAACAATGCCGCCGTCCTTGCTCTGGTTGAGGCGCTGAAATCCGACGCCGTCCGCAACTACATCAACGACACCTTCCAAGGCAACGTGCTGCCCATCTTCTAA
- a CDS encoding methionine ABC transporter ATP-binding protein has protein sequence MIQIEHLSKTFGTGEGAVAALSDITLSVEAGEIFGIIGLSGAGKSTLVRCMNLLERPTSGSVRVDGAEITSLRPRELRRARQSISMIFQSFNLLMQRTCLKNICFPLEINGVGAEQARRRALELLELVGLSDKADAYPVQLSGGQKQRIAIARALATDPKVLLCDEATSALDPTTTQSILALLKDLNEKLGVTVVVITHQMSVIEEICSRVAILDGGSVAEQGRVEDIFSNPTTDAARRLVYPGGAQIEQFPAQRVVRVAFNGGSAYEPLIASLAIECGVKVNILGADTRNVNGRAFGTMLLGLPGDPNEAAKALSYIRAQRDVTVEEVEENA, from the coding sequence ATTATTCAGATTGAGCATCTGAGCAAGACCTTCGGCACCGGCGAGGGGGCTGTGGCTGCGCTCAGTGACATCACCTTATCCGTGGAGGCCGGGGAGATTTTCGGCATCATCGGCCTCTCCGGCGCGGGGAAGTCCACGCTGGTGCGCTGCATGAACCTGTTGGAGCGGCCCACCAGCGGCTCCGTACGGGTGGACGGGGCGGAGATCACATCGCTGCGCCCCAGGGAGCTGCGCCGCGCCCGCCAATCCATCAGCATGATTTTCCAGAGCTTTAACCTGCTGATGCAGCGCACCTGTCTCAAAAACATCTGTTTCCCCCTGGAAATCAACGGAGTCGGCGCCGAGCAGGCCAGGCGGCGGGCTCTGGAGCTGCTGGAGCTTGTGGGCCTGTCCGACAAGGCCGACGCCTACCCGGTGCAGCTCTCCGGCGGCCAGAAGCAGCGCATCGCCATCGCCCGCGCCCTGGCCACCGATCCCAAGGTGCTGCTGTGCGACGAGGCCACCTCCGCTCTGGATCCCACCACCACCCAGTCCATTCTGGCGCTGCTGAAGGATTTGAATGAGAAGCTTGGCGTCACGGTGGTGGTCATCACCCATCAGATGAGCGTCATCGAGGAGATCTGCTCCCGGGTTGCCATCTTAGACGGCGGATCGGTGGCTGAGCAGGGCCGGGTGGAGGACATCTTCTCCAATCCCACCACCGACGCTGCCCGGCGGCTGGTCTATCCCGGCGGCGCCCAGATCGAACAGTTCCCCGCCCAGCGGGTGGTCCGGGTGGCCTTCAACGGCGGCTCCGCCTATGAACCCCTGATCGCCTCGCTGGCCATCGAGTGCGGTGTGAAGGTGAACATCTTAGGCGCCGACACCCGCAACGTCAACGGCAGGGCTTTCGGCACCATGCTCCTGGGGCTTCCCGGGGATCCCAATGAGGCCGCAAAGGCCCTCTCCTATATCCGGGCCCAGCGCGATGTCACTGTGGAGGAGGTGGAAGAAAATGCTTGA
- a CDS encoding LysE family transporter: MFLSSVLSYTPYGLITAFTPGPNNIVALYSIGQYGWKRGKNILFGIAAGFFCVMALCALFCYELARYAPTAAGALKYAGAAYIVYLAVHIAVSKSEDSEVRQMSFWKGFLLEFVNVKIILYAITIYTGYVLPYELSMGSLLCHAVWITVIGMAGTFTWAVAGSAFQTFLKRHDRPFRMAMVLILLWCALSMAFDL; encoded by the coding sequence ATGTTTTTATCAAGTGTGCTGTCCTATACGCCCTACGGCCTAATAACCGCCTTTACCCCAGGACCGAACAACATTGTGGCTCTCTATTCCATTGGCCAGTACGGCTGGAAACGGGGCAAAAATATTCTCTTTGGCATTGCCGCCGGTTTTTTCTGCGTCATGGCGCTGTGCGCCCTGTTCTGCTATGAGTTGGCCAGATATGCGCCAACCGCCGCCGGAGCGCTCAAATATGCGGGGGCCGCCTATATCGTCTATCTTGCTGTTCATATAGCTGTGAGCAAGTCGGAAGACAGCGAGGTCCGGCAGATGTCGTTCTGGAAAGGGTTCCTGCTTGAATTTGTCAATGTGAAAATCATCCTGTACGCCATTACAATCTACACCGGATATGTTCTTCCATACGAACTCAGCATGGGGTCGCTGCTGTGCCACGCGGTATGGATCACCGTTATTGGTATGGCGGGAACCTTTACATGGGCCGTGGCAGGCAGTGCCTTCCAAACATTTTTGAAGCGGCACGACCGGCCCTTCCGCATGGCAATGGTGCTGATCCTGCTCTGGTGCGCCCTGTCCATGGCTTTTGATCTGTAG
- a CDS encoding type IV pilus modification PilV family protein yields the protein MGKRFSRGETLVETLTAILLVTLASLMMVRMCLSGIQLNQSARERENAFRGERNAAELCDPLQSSPGEVSIRGGGREETYEVRVVGGEGRLTSYSLVKEGR from the coding sequence GTGGGTAAACGCTTCAGCAGAGGAGAGACGCTGGTGGAGACGCTGACGGCCATTTTACTGGTGACGCTGGCCAGTCTGATGATGGTGCGGATGTGCCTGAGCGGAATCCAGCTCAACCAGTCCGCAAGGGAGCGGGAAAATGCGTTCCGCGGGGAGCGGAACGCCGCCGAACTATGCGATCCGCTCCAGTCGTCGCCAGGGGAGGTCTCCATCCGCGGCGGCGGGAGAGAGGAGACCTATGAAGTCCGAGTGGTGGGCGGCGAGGGAAGGCTGACCTCCTATTCCCTTGTAAAGGAGGGGCGGTGA
- a CDS encoding GspE/PulE family protein, giving the protein MAYTRLGDLLKSVNLITDEQLSAALENQKKSKRRLGEELIAEQVITEQQFIEALEMQLGVEFIDLSQISIPPRMAETIPRGIAKKHALVPVRLNQNTLYIAMTDPLNFMAIEEVKTATRHRVVPMIATSEAVSRAIASLYGNEGAARAIEEMQREMRASEGSRGPDPFQANEIGDDARSAPTIRLVNSIIERAISERASDIHLEPEEGELRVRMRIDGLMRAVMSVPKDLQSSVVSRLKIMGGMDITERKVPQDGRANVRVKQSDVDLRMSTLPTIYGEKVVIRLLDKSARLLDKGRIGLTGEDLGKYERLIRQNSGVILIVGPTGSGKSSTMYTMIRELNREQVNLVTLEDPVEYNIAGINQVQINEKTGMTFSGGLRAILRQDPDIIAVGEIRDGETAQIAMRAALTGHLVLSTIHTNDAVSTVERLLDIGVEPYLIASALSGVISQRLVRRICPECREEYQPSEEELADIGLQPGTEHKFYRGRGCPACFGTGYRGRTGVFELLIVDRKLRGAISAGAGREEIDALVRREGRFTSLADNCRRLVIEGVTTIEEARRITNSADYDYES; this is encoded by the coding sequence ATGGCGTATACAAGACTGGGGGATCTGCTCAAGTCTGTGAATCTCATCACCGACGAGCAGCTGTCCGCCGCCCTGGAAAACCAAAAAAAGTCAAAGCGGAGGCTGGGCGAGGAGCTGATCGCCGAACAGGTGATCACGGAGCAGCAGTTTATCGAAGCTTTGGAGATGCAGTTGGGCGTGGAGTTCATCGACCTGAGCCAGATCAGCATCCCGCCCAGGATGGCGGAGACAATCCCCAGGGGAATCGCCAAAAAGCATGCCCTGGTTCCGGTACGGCTCAATCAGAACACGCTCTACATCGCCATGACCGACCCGCTGAACTTTATGGCCATCGAGGAGGTCAAGACCGCCACCCGCCATCGTGTGGTGCCCATGATCGCCACATCCGAGGCGGTGAGCCGGGCCATCGCCTCCCTCTATGGAAACGAAGGCGCGGCCCGGGCCATCGAGGAGATGCAGCGGGAGATGCGCGCGTCGGAGGGGAGCCGGGGACCGGACCCTTTTCAGGCAAACGAGATCGGGGACGACGCCCGTTCGGCGCCCACGATCCGGCTGGTGAATTCCATCATTGAGCGGGCCATCTCGGAGCGGGCCAGCGACATCCATCTGGAGCCGGAGGAGGGCGAGCTGCGGGTGCGCATGCGCATCGACGGACTGATGCGCGCCGTCATGTCGGTGCCCAAGGATTTGCAGTCGTCGGTGGTCTCCCGGCTGAAGATCATGGGCGGCATGGACATCACCGAGCGCAAGGTGCCCCAGGACGGGCGGGCCAACGTGCGCGTCAAGCAGTCGGACGTGGACCTGCGCATGTCCACGCTGCCCACCATCTACGGTGAGAAGGTTGTCATCCGGCTGCTGGATAAGAGCGCCCGGCTGCTGGATAAGGGCCGCATCGGGCTAACCGGAGAAGACCTGGGGAAATATGAGCGGCTGATCCGCCAGAACAGCGGCGTTATCCTGATCGTGGGTCCCACCGGATCGGGAAAATCCTCCACCATGTACACCATGATCCGGGAGCTGAACCGGGAGCAGGTGAATCTGGTGACGCTGGAGGACCCGGTGGAGTACAACATCGCGGGCATCAACCAGGTGCAGATCAATGAGAAGACCGGCATGACCTTTTCCGGGGGGCTGCGGGCCATTTTGCGCCAGGATCCGGATATCATCGCCGTGGGTGAGATCCGGGACGGCGAGACCGCTCAGATCGCCATGCGCGCCGCCCTCACCGGTCATCTGGTGCTCTCCACCATCCACACCAACGACGCCGTCTCCACGGTGGAGCGGCTTTTGGACATCGGCGTGGAGCCCTACCTCATCGCCAGCGCCCTGAGCGGCGTGATCTCCCAGCGGCTGGTGCGCCGGATCTGCCCTGAGTGCAGGGAGGAGTACCAGCCCTCAGAGGAAGAACTGGCGGATATAGGCCTTCAGCCGGGCACGGAACATAAATTCTACCGGGGCCGCGGCTGCCCTGCCTGTTTCGGCACAGGATACCGGGGCCGAACCGGCGTATTTGAGCTTTTGATAGTGGACCGGAAACTGCGCGGCGCCATTTCCGCCGGAGCCGGACGGGAGGAGATAGACGCGCTGGTCCGGCGGGAAGGCAGGTTCACCTCTCTTGCGGACAACTGCCGCCGTCTGGTGATAGAAGGCGTTACTACCATAGAGGAGGCAAGGCGGATCACCAATTCCGCCGATTATGACTATGAGAGCTGA
- a CDS encoding type IV pilus twitching motility protein PilT: MRAEELIRSASEAGASDVHLICGLAPRFRINGTLCPQGEEPLTAQSCEGLARELAGEGFSDLERTGEWDGADTIASRRVRFNLFRQQGRYSGALRLLAEKIPALESLGLPVAVAALTELRRGIVIVTGETGSGKSTTIAAMIDRINHSRCEHVLTLEDPVEYLYTPDRCVFNQREVGPDTRSYAAGLRSALREDPDILLIGEMRDLDTIETALTAAETGHLVLTTLHTGSAADAVDRIVDVFPEARQRQIRMQLSMTLQAVLSQQLLPLRSGEGRAAACELMVVNHAIRNLIREGKTPQIASAVATSAAEGGISMDNAVLKLYRERKISAETARQAAHDPDFVRKNL, encoded by the coding sequence ATGAGAGCTGAGGAATTGATTCGCAGCGCGTCGGAGGCCGGCGCCTCCGACGTGCATCTGATCTGTGGTCTCGCGCCCCGATTCCGCATCAACGGAACGCTCTGCCCCCAGGGGGAGGAGCCGCTTACGGCGCAGAGCTGCGAGGGCCTTGCCCGGGAGCTGGCCGGCGAGGGGTTTTCCGATCTGGAGCGCACGGGCGAGTGGGACGGCGCAGATACCATCGCCTCTCGCCGGGTCCGCTTCAACCTGTTCCGCCAGCAGGGCCGCTACTCCGGAGCGCTGCGGCTGCTTGCCGAGAAAATCCCGGCGCTGGAGTCCCTGGGCCTGCCAGTCGCGGTGGCCGCCCTGACGGAGCTGCGCCGGGGAATCGTGATCGTCACCGGCGAGACGGGCTCGGGCAAGTCCACCACGATAGCGGCCATGATCGACCGCATCAACCACAGCCGCTGTGAGCATGTCCTCACCCTGGAGGATCCGGTGGAATATCTCTACACGCCGGACCGGTGCGTATTCAATCAGCGGGAGGTGGGTCCGGACACCCGGAGTTACGCCGCGGGGCTGCGCTCGGCGCTGCGGGAGGATCCGGATATCCTGCTTATCGGCGAGATGCGGGACCTCGATACCATTGAGACAGCGCTGACGGCGGCGGAGACGGGGCACCTGGTGCTGACCACGCTCCACACCGGCAGCGCAGCGGACGCCGTGGACCGGATTGTGGATGTGTTCCCCGAGGCGCGTCAGCGCCAGATTCGCATGCAGCTGTCCATGACGCTCCAGGCGGTGCTCAGCCAGCAGCTGCTGCCGCTGCGCAGCGGGGAGGGCCGGGCTGCGGCCTGCGAGCTGATGGTGGTGAACCACGCCATCCGGAATCTGATCCGGGAGGGGAAGACGCCCCAGATCGCCAGCGCGGTGGCTACCTCGGCGGCCGAGGGAGGCATCTCCATGGATAACGCCGTGCTGAAGCTGTACCGGGAGCGTAAAATTTCCGCCGAGACGGCCCGCCAGGCGGCCCATGATCCGGACTTTGTCCGAAAGAATCTCTGA